Proteins encoded in a region of the Rutidosis leptorrhynchoides isolate AG116_Rl617_1_P2 chromosome 9, CSIRO_AGI_Rlap_v1, whole genome shotgun sequence genome:
- the LOC139866830 gene encoding 14-3-3-like protein GF14 nu isoform X2, with amino-acid sequence MTSTDASREENVYMAKLAEQAERYEEMVEFMEKVAKTVDVEELTVEERNLLSVAYKNVIGARRASWRIISSIEQKEESRGNEDHVKLIKDYRATIETELSKICDGILSLLDSHLIPSASSAESKIFYLKMKGDYFRYLAEFKTGAERKEAAESTLLAYKSAQDIALSDLAPTHPIRLGLALNFSVFYYEILNSPDRACNLAKQAFDEAIAELDTLGEDSYKDSTLIMQLLRDNLTLWTSDIADEAAGDEIKESSKPEETQ; translated from the exons ACGCTTCACGTGAAGAAAATGTGTACATGGCCAAGCTGGCCGAGCAGGCCGAAAGGTACGAAGAAATGGTTGAGTTTATGGAGAAAGTAGCAAAGACAGTTGATGTCGAGGAGTTAACAGTTGAAGAAAGGAATCTTCTTTCTGTTGCTTACAAAAATGTGATTGGAGCTCGAAGGGCGTCATGGAGGATCATATCGTCGATTGAGCAAAAAGAAGAGAGCCGAGGGAATGAAGATCATGTTAAGCTAATAAAAGACTACCGGGCTACAATCGAGACAGAATTAAGCAAAATCTGTGATGGTATATTGTCTCTTCTAGATTCGCATCTTATTCCCTCTGCTTCATCTGCGGAATCAAAGATCTTTTACTTGAAGATGAAGGGTGATTACTTTAGGTACTTAGCTGAATTTAAGACAGGAGCTGAAAGGAAAGAAGCTGCTGAGAGCACTTTATTAGCTTACAAATCTGCTCAG GATATTGCTCTTTCTGACTTGGCTCCTACTCACCCAATACGGCTAGGGCTTGCACTTAACTTCTCGGTATTTTATTACGAGATTCTCAATTCGCCTGACCGTGCTTGTAACCTTGCCAAGCAG GCTTTTGATGAAGCTATTGCTGAGTTAGATACACTAGGTGAGGATTCATACAAGGACAGCACACTGATAATGCAACTCCTACGAGACAACCTAACTTTGTGGACTTCCGATATTGCG GATGAGGCTGCTGGGGACGAGATCAAGGAATCCTCGAAACCCGAGGAAACACAGTGA
- the LOC139866830 gene encoding 14-3-3-like protein A isoform X1 codes for MTSTDASREENVYMAKLAEQAERYEEMVEFMEKVAKTVDVEELTVEERNLLSVAYKNVIGARRASWRIISSIEQKEESRGNEDHVKLIKDYRATIETELSKICDGILSLLDSHLIPSASSAESKIFYLKMKGDYFRYLAEFKTGAERKEAAESTLLAYKSAQDIALSDLAPTHPIRLGLALNFSVFYYEILNSPDRACNLAKQAFDEAIAELDTLGEDSYKDSTLIMQLLRDNLTLWTSDIAVSHSLLSFFGATFAPAQHQCLYTSQNFDSLT; via the exons ACGCTTCACGTGAAGAAAATGTGTACATGGCCAAGCTGGCCGAGCAGGCCGAAAGGTACGAAGAAATGGTTGAGTTTATGGAGAAAGTAGCAAAGACAGTTGATGTCGAGGAGTTAACAGTTGAAGAAAGGAATCTTCTTTCTGTTGCTTACAAAAATGTGATTGGAGCTCGAAGGGCGTCATGGAGGATCATATCGTCGATTGAGCAAAAAGAAGAGAGCCGAGGGAATGAAGATCATGTTAAGCTAATAAAAGACTACCGGGCTACAATCGAGACAGAATTAAGCAAAATCTGTGATGGTATATTGTCTCTTCTAGATTCGCATCTTATTCCCTCTGCTTCATCTGCGGAATCAAAGATCTTTTACTTGAAGATGAAGGGTGATTACTTTAGGTACTTAGCTGAATTTAAGACAGGAGCTGAAAGGAAAGAAGCTGCTGAGAGCACTTTATTAGCTTACAAATCTGCTCAG GATATTGCTCTTTCTGACTTGGCTCCTACTCACCCAATACGGCTAGGGCTTGCACTTAACTTCTCGGTATTTTATTACGAGATTCTCAATTCGCCTGACCGTGCTTGTAACCTTGCCAAGCAG GCTTTTGATGAAGCTATTGCTGAGTTAGATACACTAGGTGAGGATTCATACAAGGACAGCACACTGATAATGCAACTCCTACGAGACAACCTAACTTTGTGGACTTCCGATATTGCGGTCAGTCATTCTCTCTTATCATTCTTTGGTGCAACATTTGCCCCTGCACAACATCAATGCCTCTATACGTCACAAAATTTTGACTCATTAACTTAG